A window from Branchiostoma floridae strain S238N-H82 chromosome 16, Bfl_VNyyK, whole genome shotgun sequence encodes these proteins:
- the LOC118403494 gene encoding galectin-3-binding protein A-like: MEGRVEVYHDGQWGTVCDDNFDMNDAIVVCRQLGYGGAIGARWGAAFGEGSGPIWLDEVACAGFETNIEDCSHDGWGTHNCGHNEDAGVVCSGPTTEVPTTPRHVTFPTNTEVRSQTTSMHIPSSAQPTQRPTHPSQSTAYQTTRLAA; encoded by the exons ATGGAGGGCAGGGTTGAAGTGTACCATGACGGACAGTGGGGGACTGTCTGTGACGACAATTTTGACATGAACGACGCCATCGTGGTCTGCCGTCAGCTGGGATACGGAGGCGCTATCGGGGCCCGATGGGGAGCAGCCTTCGGGGAGGGGTCAGGCCCGATCTGGCTGGACGAAGTGGCCTGTGCGGGTTTCGAGACAAACATCGAAGACTGCAGCCACGACGGATGGGGCACACATAACTGTGGGCACAATGAGGACGCTGGTGTGGTCTGCTCGG GTCCAACTACTGAGGTACCAACGACGCCGAGACATGTAACATTTCCAACTAACACCGAAGTACGTTCACAGACAACATCCATGCACATTCCTTCTTCTGCCCAGCCGACACAACGGCCAACTCATCCATCTCAGAGCACCGCTTACCAGACGACAAGGCTAGCAG catga
- the LOC118403312 gene encoding eukaryotic translation initiation factor 4B-like isoform X4 — translation MAAAGKKKKKAKGQTVSLNDFLGDAAPTSYVMAPKSNDWADETEGLDYDTTPTWSDSGFSSAIDRAKLPTAPRSARMADFDASRIPDKPPFTAFLGNLSYDVDEEAIERFFRDMKLVTVRLPRDGGDSGRLKGFGYAEFEDKDSLLKAINMNNEKLLNRQIRVDVADQTQQGGQDRDSRWGDRDGKDRSDGRDRALYDELTAGDWRKASSETGILPPARPGGGFSDRRDRDRDRDMDRGGRSGGGGEEEDRTAGDWRKASAENGPAFGRFGDRDSGQRDIRYSQDQYGDRGPGDDRGGYGRSDDRGGYGRDRGGYDDRDRGFGSRDRGYNDRGFSDRGRYDDGGRRGFGSGYRDDDRRGGGGYDDYGRGGYGRRDDRAGGGGGYGRDFGDRYGPRRDGDRFGDRDGFRREEREPERGPERGPAERPKLQLAKRTKPVENTPPPAPAKSSSIFGAAKPVDTAAKEREIEEKLARQKVEEEERYHLERASRAPPRERTESGRSRRDSENSATSGRSRHNSSSSQTKGPRPVPVSSHQRHDSERSADGNEVFQSDDSPRSPKREDAQAKAVPAPPPKDNPWAKRSEPPQGRDEAPTSQPRVGDTPPKYVDAPPPKENAWVRRGPASPTSPTSPDGRIPGYARDARDSPSSRGPRRDSGGDRGRGRGSTGRGRVSEDDSDLTTGDAWGRGGGRGSRGGGPPGSGRPDLRRDDRRQEPRDSKPSRQEPAEPKKYVEPPPPVFSQDSKFAALLADEDGGEASD, via the exons ATGGCGGCAGCAG gcaagaagaagaagaaggcaaaGGGACAGACAGTGAGTCTGAATGACTTCCTTGGAGACGCAGCCCCGACCAGCTATGTCATGGCACCCAAGTCTAATGACTGGGCTGATGAGACTGAGGGACTGGACTATGACA CCACCCCAACATGGTCTGACTCTGGGTTCTCCTCTGCGATTGACCGTGCGAAGCTCCCCACGGCCCCGCGGTCTGCACGGATGGCAGACTTCGACGCCTCCCGGATTCCCGACAAGCCGCCGTTCACCGCATTCCTCGGGAACCTCTCGTATGACGTGGATGAAGAAGCCATCGAGAGATTTTTCCGCGATATGAAG CTAGTGACAGTGAGGTTACCTCGCGACGGTGGGGACAGCGGTCGGCTGAAGGGTTTCGGATACGCAGAGTTTGAGGACAAGGATTCACTTCTCAAAGCCATTAACATGAACAACGAG AAACTGCTGAATCGTCAGATCAGGGTAGATGTGGCCGACCAAACCCAACAAGGGGGACAAG ATAGGGATTCGAGATGGGGAGACCGGGACGGGAAGGACCGCTCTGACGGTCGGGACAGAGCGTTGTACGACGAGTTGACAGCGGGAGACTGGAGAAAGGCGTCATCGGAAACTGGGATCCTCCCTCCTGCACGACCAGGAGGTGGCTTTTCAG ATCGAAGGGATCGCGATCGTGACCGTGACATGGACCGAGGTGGCCGTAGCGGTGGTGGTGGCGAGGAAGAAGACAGAACCGCAGGCGACTGGAGGAAAGCTTCTGCAGAGAACGGACCAGCGTTCGGGCGCTTTGGGGACAGAGACAGTGGCCAACGTGATATTCGCTATAGCCAGGATCAGTATGGTGATAGAG GTCCTGGCGACGACAGAGGTGGTTACGGCAGATCTGACGACCGTGGCGGTTACGGACGAGACCGCGGCGGCTACGATGACAGAGACCGAGGCTTCGGGTCAAGAGACAGAGGCTACAACGATCGTGGCTTCAGCGATCGCGGCAGATACGATGATG GAGGTCGGCGTGGCTTTGGCTCTGGTTACCGTGACGACGACAGAAGAGGCGGCGGTGGTTACGACGACTACGGGAGAGGGGGCTACGGACGCCGGGATGACCGCGCCGGAGGCGGCGGGGGGTACGGACGTGACTTTGGCGACAGGTACGGACCACGGAGAGATGGAGACCGCTTCGGAGACCGTGACGGCTTCAGACGTGAGGAGAGGGAACCAGAAAGAGGTCCTGAAAGAGGTCCCGCGGAACGACCCAAACTTCAGTTGGCGAAACGTACCAAACCCGTGGAGAACACCCCTCCCCCGGCACCAGCTAAATCTAGTAGTATATTCGGCGCCGCGAAACCCGTGGACACCGCGGCTAAGGAACGCGAGATTGAAGAGAAGTTGGCACGACAGAAGGTGGAAGAGGAAGAGAGGTACCACCTGGAGCGAGCGTCTCG AGCCCCACCTCGCGAGCGTACGGAAAGCGGCAGATCACGACGAGACAGCGAGAACTCGGCGACGTCGGGCAGGTCACGACACAACAGTTCATCTAGCCAAACAAAAGGACCACGTCCTGTACCAG TGTCGAGTCATCAAAGACACGACAGTGAACGATCCGCCGACGGCAACGAAGTCTTCCAATCGGACGATTCCCCGCGGTCACCAAAGAGAGAGGATGCCCAAGCAAAAGCCGTCCCCGCTCCCCCACCTAAAGACAACCCCTGGGCGAAACGCAGCGAGCCCCCACAGGGTAGGGACGAAGCACCGACCAGCCAACCCAGAGTTGGAGACACGCCGCCAAAATATGTAGACGCTCCACCTCCGAAGGAAAATGCCTGGGTGAGAAGAGGACCAGCTTCACCCACCTCCCCCACATCCCCAGATGGTAGAATCCCTGGCTATGCTAGAGATGCCCGGGATAGTCCATCTTCCAGGGGTCCCAGGAGGGACTCTGGAGGAGACCGGGGTAGAGGCAGAGGAAGCACTGGCAGAGGCAGGG TCTCTGAGGATGACTCTGACTTAACCACAGGTGATGCCTGGGGGCGCGGGGGCGGGCGTGGCAGCAGAGGGGGCGGGCCGCCGGGGAGCGGGAGACCGGACCTGAGACGAGACGACCGCAGACAAGAGCCGCGCGACAGCAAACCCTCCAGGCAAGAGCCAGCAGAGCCCAAGAAATATGTAGAACCACCACCTCCG GTTTTCAGTCAAGACAGCAAGTTTGCTGCCCTGTTGGCTGATGAAGACGGGGGAGAGGCCAGCGATTGA
- the LOC118403312 gene encoding eukaryotic translation initiation factor 4B-like isoform X2, which produces MAAAGKKKKKAKGQTVSLNDFLGDAAPTSYVMAPKSNDWADETEGLDYDTTPTWSDSGFSSAIDRAKLPTAPRSARMADFDASRIPDKPPFTAFLGNLSYDVDEEAIERFFRDMKLVTVRLPRDGGDSGRLKGFGYAEFEDKDSLLKAINMNNEKLLNRQIRVDVADQTQQGGQDRDSRWGDRDGKDRSDGRDRALYDELTAGDWRKASSETGILPPARPGGGFSDRRDRDRDRDMDRGGRSGGGGEEEDRTAGDWRKASAENGPAFGRFGDRDSGQRDIRYSQDQYGDRGPGDDRGGYGRSDDRGGYGRDRGGYDDRDRGFGSRDRGYNDRGFSDRGRYDDGERSQYGERNRYGDRDRYGDRDRYGDRGYDRGDRGYDRGGGRRGFGSGYRDDDRRGGGGYDDYGRGGYGRRDDRAGGGGGYGRDFGDRYGPRRDGDRFGDRDGFRREEREPERGPERGPAERPKLQLAKRTKPVENTPPPAPAKSSSIFGAAKPVDTAAKEREIEEKLARQKVEEEERAPPRERTESGRSRRDSENSATSGRSRHNSSSSQTKGPRPVPVSSHQRHDSERSADGNEVFQSDDSPRSPKREDAQAKAVPAPPPKDNPWAKRSEPPQGRDEAPTSQPRVGDTPPKYVDAPPPKENAWVRRGPASPTSPTSPDGRIPGYARDARDSPSSRGPRRDSGGDRGRGRGSTGRGRVSEDDSDLTTGDAWGRGGGRGSRGGGPPGSGRPDLRRDDRRQEPRDSKPSRQEPAEPKKYVEPPPPVFSQDSKFAALLADEDGGEASD; this is translated from the exons ATGGCGGCAGCAG gcaagaagaagaagaaggcaaaGGGACAGACAGTGAGTCTGAATGACTTCCTTGGAGACGCAGCCCCGACCAGCTATGTCATGGCACCCAAGTCTAATGACTGGGCTGATGAGACTGAGGGACTGGACTATGACA CCACCCCAACATGGTCTGACTCTGGGTTCTCCTCTGCGATTGACCGTGCGAAGCTCCCCACGGCCCCGCGGTCTGCACGGATGGCAGACTTCGACGCCTCCCGGATTCCCGACAAGCCGCCGTTCACCGCATTCCTCGGGAACCTCTCGTATGACGTGGATGAAGAAGCCATCGAGAGATTTTTCCGCGATATGAAG CTAGTGACAGTGAGGTTACCTCGCGACGGTGGGGACAGCGGTCGGCTGAAGGGTTTCGGATACGCAGAGTTTGAGGACAAGGATTCACTTCTCAAAGCCATTAACATGAACAACGAG AAACTGCTGAATCGTCAGATCAGGGTAGATGTGGCCGACCAAACCCAACAAGGGGGACAAG ATAGGGATTCGAGATGGGGAGACCGGGACGGGAAGGACCGCTCTGACGGTCGGGACAGAGCGTTGTACGACGAGTTGACAGCGGGAGACTGGAGAAAGGCGTCATCGGAAACTGGGATCCTCCCTCCTGCACGACCAGGAGGTGGCTTTTCAG ATCGAAGGGATCGCGATCGTGACCGTGACATGGACCGAGGTGGCCGTAGCGGTGGTGGTGGCGAGGAAGAAGACAGAACCGCAGGCGACTGGAGGAAAGCTTCTGCAGAGAACGGACCAGCGTTCGGGCGCTTTGGGGACAGAGACAGTGGCCAACGTGATATTCGCTATAGCCAGGATCAGTATGGTGATAGAG GTCCTGGCGACGACAGAGGTGGTTACGGCAGATCTGACGACCGTGGCGGTTACGGACGAGACCGCGGCGGCTACGATGACAGAGACCGAGGCTTCGGGTCAAGAGACAGAGGCTACAACGATCGTGGCTTCAGCGATCGCGGCAGATACGATGATGGTGAGAGGTCGCAGTATGGGGAGAGAAATCGCTACGGCGACCGGGACCGGTATGGAGACAGGGATCGCTATGGCGACCGAGGCTATGATAGAGGAGACAGGGGTTATGATAGGGGAG GAGGTCGGCGTGGCTTTGGCTCTGGTTACCGTGACGACGACAGAAGAGGCGGCGGTGGTTACGACGACTACGGGAGAGGGGGCTACGGACGCCGGGATGACCGCGCCGGAGGCGGCGGGGGGTACGGACGTGACTTTGGCGACAGGTACGGACCACGGAGAGATGGAGACCGCTTCGGAGACCGTGACGGCTTCAGACGTGAGGAGAGGGAACCAGAAAGAGGTCCTGAAAGAGGTCCCGCGGAACGACCCAAACTTCAGTTGGCGAAACGTACCAAACCCGTGGAGAACACCCCTCCCCCGGCACCAGCTAAATCTAGTAGTATATTCGGCGCCGCGAAACCCGTGGACACCGCGGCTAAGGAACGCGAGATTGAAGAGAAGTTGGCACGACAGAAGGTGGAAGAGGAAGAGAG AGCCCCACCTCGCGAGCGTACGGAAAGCGGCAGATCACGACGAGACAGCGAGAACTCGGCGACGTCGGGCAGGTCACGACACAACAGTTCATCTAGCCAAACAAAAGGACCACGTCCTGTACCAG TGTCGAGTCATCAAAGACACGACAGTGAACGATCCGCCGACGGCAACGAAGTCTTCCAATCGGACGATTCCCCGCGGTCACCAAAGAGAGAGGATGCCCAAGCAAAAGCCGTCCCCGCTCCCCCACCTAAAGACAACCCCTGGGCGAAACGCAGCGAGCCCCCACAGGGTAGGGACGAAGCACCGACCAGCCAACCCAGAGTTGGAGACACGCCGCCAAAATATGTAGACGCTCCACCTCCGAAGGAAAATGCCTGGGTGAGAAGAGGACCAGCTTCACCCACCTCCCCCACATCCCCAGATGGTAGAATCCCTGGCTATGCTAGAGATGCCCGGGATAGTCCATCTTCCAGGGGTCCCAGGAGGGACTCTGGAGGAGACCGGGGTAGAGGCAGAGGAAGCACTGGCAGAGGCAGGG TCTCTGAGGATGACTCTGACTTAACCACAGGTGATGCCTGGGGGCGCGGGGGCGGGCGTGGCAGCAGAGGGGGCGGGCCGCCGGGGAGCGGGAGACCGGACCTGAGACGAGACGACCGCAGACAAGAGCCGCGCGACAGCAAACCCTCCAGGCAAGAGCCAGCAGAGCCCAAGAAATATGTAGAACCACCACCTCCG GTTTTCAGTCAAGACAGCAAGTTTGCTGCCCTGTTGGCTGATGAAGACGGGGGAGAGGCCAGCGATTGA
- the LOC118403312 gene encoding eukaryotic translation initiation factor 4B-like isoform X3, with protein MAAAGKKKKKAKGQTVSLNDFLGDAAPTSYVMAPKSNDWADETEGLDYDTTPTWSDSGFSSAIDRAKLPTAPRSARMADFDASRIPDKPPFTAFLGNLSYDVDEEAIERFFRDMKLVTVRLPRDGGDSGRLKGFGYAEFEDKDSLLKAINMNNEKLLNRQIRVDVADQTQQGGQDRDSRWGDRDGKDRSDGRDRALYDELTAGDWRKASSETGILPPARPGGGFSDRRDRDRDRDMDRGGRSGGGGEEEDRTAGDWRKASAENGPAFGRFGDRDSGQRDIRYSQDQYGDRGPGDDRGGYGRSDDRGGYGRDRGGYDDRDRGFGSRDRGYNDRGFSDRGRYDDGERSQYGERNRYGDRDRYGDRDRYGDRGYDRGDRGYDRGGGRRGFGSGYRDDDRRGGGGYDDYGRGGYGRRDDRAGGGGGYGRDFGDRYGPRRDGDRFGDRDGFRREEREPERGPERGPAERPKLQLAKRTKPVENTPPPAPAKSSSIFGAAKPVDTAAKEREIEEKLARQKVEEEERYHLERASRAPPRERTESGRSRRDSENSATSGRSRHNSSSSQTKGPRPVPVSSHQRHDSERSADGNEVFQSDDSPRSPKREDAQAKAVPAPPPKDNPWAKRSEPPQGRDEAPTSQPRVGDTPPKYVDAPPPKENAWVRRGPASPTSPTSPDGRIPGYARDARDSPSSRGPRRDSGGDRGRGRGSTGRGRGDAWGRGGGRGSRGGGPPGSGRPDLRRDDRRQEPRDSKPSRQEPAEPKKYVEPPPPVFSQDSKFAALLADEDGGEASD; from the exons ATGGCGGCAGCAG gcaagaagaagaagaaggcaaaGGGACAGACAGTGAGTCTGAATGACTTCCTTGGAGACGCAGCCCCGACCAGCTATGTCATGGCACCCAAGTCTAATGACTGGGCTGATGAGACTGAGGGACTGGACTATGACA CCACCCCAACATGGTCTGACTCTGGGTTCTCCTCTGCGATTGACCGTGCGAAGCTCCCCACGGCCCCGCGGTCTGCACGGATGGCAGACTTCGACGCCTCCCGGATTCCCGACAAGCCGCCGTTCACCGCATTCCTCGGGAACCTCTCGTATGACGTGGATGAAGAAGCCATCGAGAGATTTTTCCGCGATATGAAG CTAGTGACAGTGAGGTTACCTCGCGACGGTGGGGACAGCGGTCGGCTGAAGGGTTTCGGATACGCAGAGTTTGAGGACAAGGATTCACTTCTCAAAGCCATTAACATGAACAACGAG AAACTGCTGAATCGTCAGATCAGGGTAGATGTGGCCGACCAAACCCAACAAGGGGGACAAG ATAGGGATTCGAGATGGGGAGACCGGGACGGGAAGGACCGCTCTGACGGTCGGGACAGAGCGTTGTACGACGAGTTGACAGCGGGAGACTGGAGAAAGGCGTCATCGGAAACTGGGATCCTCCCTCCTGCACGACCAGGAGGTGGCTTTTCAG ATCGAAGGGATCGCGATCGTGACCGTGACATGGACCGAGGTGGCCGTAGCGGTGGTGGTGGCGAGGAAGAAGACAGAACCGCAGGCGACTGGAGGAAAGCTTCTGCAGAGAACGGACCAGCGTTCGGGCGCTTTGGGGACAGAGACAGTGGCCAACGTGATATTCGCTATAGCCAGGATCAGTATGGTGATAGAG GTCCTGGCGACGACAGAGGTGGTTACGGCAGATCTGACGACCGTGGCGGTTACGGACGAGACCGCGGCGGCTACGATGACAGAGACCGAGGCTTCGGGTCAAGAGACAGAGGCTACAACGATCGTGGCTTCAGCGATCGCGGCAGATACGATGATGGTGAGAGGTCGCAGTATGGGGAGAGAAATCGCTACGGCGACCGGGACCGGTATGGAGACAGGGATCGCTATGGCGACCGAGGCTATGATAGAGGAGACAGGGGTTATGATAGGGGAG GAGGTCGGCGTGGCTTTGGCTCTGGTTACCGTGACGACGACAGAAGAGGCGGCGGTGGTTACGACGACTACGGGAGAGGGGGCTACGGACGCCGGGATGACCGCGCCGGAGGCGGCGGGGGGTACGGACGTGACTTTGGCGACAGGTACGGACCACGGAGAGATGGAGACCGCTTCGGAGACCGTGACGGCTTCAGACGTGAGGAGAGGGAACCAGAAAGAGGTCCTGAAAGAGGTCCCGCGGAACGACCCAAACTTCAGTTGGCGAAACGTACCAAACCCGTGGAGAACACCCCTCCCCCGGCACCAGCTAAATCTAGTAGTATATTCGGCGCCGCGAAACCCGTGGACACCGCGGCTAAGGAACGCGAGATTGAAGAGAAGTTGGCACGACAGAAGGTGGAAGAGGAAGAGAGGTACCACCTGGAGCGAGCGTCTCG AGCCCCACCTCGCGAGCGTACGGAAAGCGGCAGATCACGACGAGACAGCGAGAACTCGGCGACGTCGGGCAGGTCACGACACAACAGTTCATCTAGCCAAACAAAAGGACCACGTCCTGTACCAG TGTCGAGTCATCAAAGACACGACAGTGAACGATCCGCCGACGGCAACGAAGTCTTCCAATCGGACGATTCCCCGCGGTCACCAAAGAGAGAGGATGCCCAAGCAAAAGCCGTCCCCGCTCCCCCACCTAAAGACAACCCCTGGGCGAAACGCAGCGAGCCCCCACAGGGTAGGGACGAAGCACCGACCAGCCAACCCAGAGTTGGAGACACGCCGCCAAAATATGTAGACGCTCCACCTCCGAAGGAAAATGCCTGGGTGAGAAGAGGACCAGCTTCACCCACCTCCCCCACATCCCCAGATGGTAGAATCCCTGGCTATGCTAGAGATGCCCGGGATAGTCCATCTTCCAGGGGTCCCAGGAGGGACTCTGGAGGAGACCGGGGTAGAGGCAGAGGAAGCACTGGCAGAGGCAGGG GTGATGCCTGGGGGCGCGGGGGCGGGCGTGGCAGCAGAGGGGGCGGGCCGCCGGGGAGCGGGAGACCGGACCTGAGACGAGACGACCGCAGACAAGAGCCGCGCGACAGCAAACCCTCCAGGCAAGAGCCAGCAGAGCCCAAGAAATATGTAGAACCACCACCTCCG GTTTTCAGTCAAGACAGCAAGTTTGCTGCCCTGTTGGCTGATGAAGACGGGGGAGAGGCCAGCGATTGA
- the LOC118403312 gene encoding eukaryotic translation initiation factor 4B-like isoform X1, translated as MAAAGKKKKKAKGQTVSLNDFLGDAAPTSYVMAPKSNDWADETEGLDYDTTPTWSDSGFSSAIDRAKLPTAPRSARMADFDASRIPDKPPFTAFLGNLSYDVDEEAIERFFRDMKLVTVRLPRDGGDSGRLKGFGYAEFEDKDSLLKAINMNNEKLLNRQIRVDVADQTQQGGQDRDSRWGDRDGKDRSDGRDRALYDELTAGDWRKASSETGILPPARPGGGFSDRRDRDRDRDMDRGGRSGGGGEEEDRTAGDWRKASAENGPAFGRFGDRDSGQRDIRYSQDQYGDRGPGDDRGGYGRSDDRGGYGRDRGGYDDRDRGFGSRDRGYNDRGFSDRGRYDDGERSQYGERNRYGDRDRYGDRDRYGDRGYDRGDRGYDRGGGRRGFGSGYRDDDRRGGGGYDDYGRGGYGRRDDRAGGGGGYGRDFGDRYGPRRDGDRFGDRDGFRREEREPERGPERGPAERPKLQLAKRTKPVENTPPPAPAKSSSIFGAAKPVDTAAKEREIEEKLARQKVEEEERYHLERASRAPPRERTESGRSRRDSENSATSGRSRHNSSSSQTKGPRPVPVSSHQRHDSERSADGNEVFQSDDSPRSPKREDAQAKAVPAPPPKDNPWAKRSEPPQGRDEAPTSQPRVGDTPPKYVDAPPPKENAWVRRGPASPTSPTSPDGRIPGYARDARDSPSSRGPRRDSGGDRGRGRGSTGRGRVSEDDSDLTTGDAWGRGGGRGSRGGGPPGSGRPDLRRDDRRQEPRDSKPSRQEPAEPKKYVEPPPPVFSQDSKFAALLADEDGGEASD; from the exons ATGGCGGCAGCAG gcaagaagaagaagaaggcaaaGGGACAGACAGTGAGTCTGAATGACTTCCTTGGAGACGCAGCCCCGACCAGCTATGTCATGGCACCCAAGTCTAATGACTGGGCTGATGAGACTGAGGGACTGGACTATGACA CCACCCCAACATGGTCTGACTCTGGGTTCTCCTCTGCGATTGACCGTGCGAAGCTCCCCACGGCCCCGCGGTCTGCACGGATGGCAGACTTCGACGCCTCCCGGATTCCCGACAAGCCGCCGTTCACCGCATTCCTCGGGAACCTCTCGTATGACGTGGATGAAGAAGCCATCGAGAGATTTTTCCGCGATATGAAG CTAGTGACAGTGAGGTTACCTCGCGACGGTGGGGACAGCGGTCGGCTGAAGGGTTTCGGATACGCAGAGTTTGAGGACAAGGATTCACTTCTCAAAGCCATTAACATGAACAACGAG AAACTGCTGAATCGTCAGATCAGGGTAGATGTGGCCGACCAAACCCAACAAGGGGGACAAG ATAGGGATTCGAGATGGGGAGACCGGGACGGGAAGGACCGCTCTGACGGTCGGGACAGAGCGTTGTACGACGAGTTGACAGCGGGAGACTGGAGAAAGGCGTCATCGGAAACTGGGATCCTCCCTCCTGCACGACCAGGAGGTGGCTTTTCAG ATCGAAGGGATCGCGATCGTGACCGTGACATGGACCGAGGTGGCCGTAGCGGTGGTGGTGGCGAGGAAGAAGACAGAACCGCAGGCGACTGGAGGAAAGCTTCTGCAGAGAACGGACCAGCGTTCGGGCGCTTTGGGGACAGAGACAGTGGCCAACGTGATATTCGCTATAGCCAGGATCAGTATGGTGATAGAG GTCCTGGCGACGACAGAGGTGGTTACGGCAGATCTGACGACCGTGGCGGTTACGGACGAGACCGCGGCGGCTACGATGACAGAGACCGAGGCTTCGGGTCAAGAGACAGAGGCTACAACGATCGTGGCTTCAGCGATCGCGGCAGATACGATGATGGTGAGAGGTCGCAGTATGGGGAGAGAAATCGCTACGGCGACCGGGACCGGTATGGAGACAGGGATCGCTATGGCGACCGAGGCTATGATAGAGGAGACAGGGGTTATGATAGGGGAG GAGGTCGGCGTGGCTTTGGCTCTGGTTACCGTGACGACGACAGAAGAGGCGGCGGTGGTTACGACGACTACGGGAGAGGGGGCTACGGACGCCGGGATGACCGCGCCGGAGGCGGCGGGGGGTACGGACGTGACTTTGGCGACAGGTACGGACCACGGAGAGATGGAGACCGCTTCGGAGACCGTGACGGCTTCAGACGTGAGGAGAGGGAACCAGAAAGAGGTCCTGAAAGAGGTCCCGCGGAACGACCCAAACTTCAGTTGGCGAAACGTACCAAACCCGTGGAGAACACCCCTCCCCCGGCACCAGCTAAATCTAGTAGTATATTCGGCGCCGCGAAACCCGTGGACACCGCGGCTAAGGAACGCGAGATTGAAGAGAAGTTGGCACGACAGAAGGTGGAAGAGGAAGAGAGGTACCACCTGGAGCGAGCGTCTCG AGCCCCACCTCGCGAGCGTACGGAAAGCGGCAGATCACGACGAGACAGCGAGAACTCGGCGACGTCGGGCAGGTCACGACACAACAGTTCATCTAGCCAAACAAAAGGACCACGTCCTGTACCAG TGTCGAGTCATCAAAGACACGACAGTGAACGATCCGCCGACGGCAACGAAGTCTTCCAATCGGACGATTCCCCGCGGTCACCAAAGAGAGAGGATGCCCAAGCAAAAGCCGTCCCCGCTCCCCCACCTAAAGACAACCCCTGGGCGAAACGCAGCGAGCCCCCACAGGGTAGGGACGAAGCACCGACCAGCCAACCCAGAGTTGGAGACACGCCGCCAAAATATGTAGACGCTCCACCTCCGAAGGAAAATGCCTGGGTGAGAAGAGGACCAGCTTCACCCACCTCCCCCACATCCCCAGATGGTAGAATCCCTGGCTATGCTAGAGATGCCCGGGATAGTCCATCTTCCAGGGGTCCCAGGAGGGACTCTGGAGGAGACCGGGGTAGAGGCAGAGGAAGCACTGGCAGAGGCAGGG TCTCTGAGGATGACTCTGACTTAACCACAGGTGATGCCTGGGGGCGCGGGGGCGGGCGTGGCAGCAGAGGGGGCGGGCCGCCGGGGAGCGGGAGACCGGACCTGAGACGAGACGACCGCAGACAAGAGCCGCGCGACAGCAAACCCTCCAGGCAAGAGCCAGCAGAGCCCAAGAAATATGTAGAACCACCACCTCCG GTTTTCAGTCAAGACAGCAAGTTTGCTGCCCTGTTGGCTGATGAAGACGGGGGAGAGGCCAGCGATTGA